Proteins encoded in a region of the Bicyclus anynana chromosome 9, ilBicAnyn1.1, whole genome shotgun sequence genome:
- the LOC128198373 gene encoding uncharacterized protein LOC128198373 produces the protein MTAYKGFALLLIQAITIQGLIQRIEHNPGILPVKEGQAYITYDNWSYIKILDLGLLKEDLDYNVRMYEHLNINLLKYFGNETHFSDISNVKTQTDHFLNITVEKCRQLIPISRTKRGILNPLGSLIKIITGNLDNSDAMRYDELITTFKTRQERLSRKMTIVSEMVESFVNMTGISKNNLIQLDKEISDIKLWIDNTKRVLSSTRLIHTFHLFLHNFQTIYIKIDEIETAIAFSKLKTLHQSVINTDELYNLLSDIAKTDQLVYPVNLENLLKIEQSIELKAYSKNNQVTFILDIPLVKKYLFNYFRMIPLPVTNPFNQTSLIIPKAPYLLVKGSKTVPLSKPCKEIEKFAFLCHDIDTESVIKDTCLEELMLLSQNTSSCDPVLVETSGVKVESIQYNQWIIYSKFEKLLLKICSTEETRERIKGTYILTIDENCSFKINGLTLKRHETVGRPVNYSRIPTMHFPTILKADELPKRKLMNLDGVNLQHLQQLAYRLEQSDSEVFAQSETSYSGINVKSISVGTLLLYVILAICLCIMLLYKFPPLRLFRQIPHSAEFELKEGGVMSGQQAGLAPAHAVGLAPVSFTHGCRIAESA, from the exons ATGACGGCGTATAAGGG GTTCGCCCTTCTGCTCATTCAAGCCATCACGATCCAGGGCCTAATCCAGAGGATCGAGCATAACCCCGGTATTTTACCTGTAAAAGAAGGTCAAGCGTATATTACATATGACAATTGGtcatatattaagattttagaTTTAGGTTTACTGAAGGAAGATTTAGATTATAATGTTAGGATGTATGAGCActtgaatataaatttattaaaatactttggTAATGAAACACACTTTAGTGATATAAGTAATGTTAAAACGCAAACTGATCATTTTTTGAATATTACTGTAGAAAAATGTAGACAGCTAATTCCAATAAGTAGAACTAAACGCGGCATTCTAAATCCATTAGGTTcactaatcaaaattattactgGGAATTTAGATAATAGCGATGCTATGAGGTATGATGAGTTAATAACTACTTTTAAAACGCGACAGGAAAGGTTATCAAGAAAAATGACTATAGTTTCTGAGATGGTAGAGTCCTTCGTAAATATGACGGGAATTtcaaagaataatttaattcagCTAGATAAAGAAATTTCTGACATTAAACTATGGATTGATAATACAAAACGAGTTTTAAGCAGTACTAGATTAATTCATACTTTTCACTTATTCTTGCATAACTTTCAAACGATCTATATTAAAATAGACGAAATTGAAACGGCTATAGCATTTAGTAAGTTGAAAACCTTACACCAGTCAGTAATCAATAcagacgaattatataatttgttatcTGATATTGCAAAAACTGACCAGCTTGTATATCCTGTAAATTTAGAGAACCTCTTAAAAATTGAGCAATCTATTGAACTAAAAGCATATTCAAAGAACAATCAGGTAACGTTTATTTTAGATATTcctcttgtaaaaaaatacttatttaactattttcgaaTGATACCTCTACCTGTCACCAATCCATTTAACCAAACCTCTCTTATAATACCCAAAGCTCCTTACCTATTAGTGAAAGGTTCGAAAACCGTACCGCTCAGCAAACCCTGCAAAGAAATTGAGAAATTCGCATTCTTATGCCACGATATAGACACGGAATCTGTAATAAAAGATACCTGCCTAGAAGAGCTAATGTTACTTTCACAAAATACCAGCTCGTGTGATCCAGTCCTGGTGGAGACATCTGGAGTAAAAGTAGAATCAATTCAATATAACCAATGGATTATATATAGCAAATTCGAAAAACTTCTCCTGAAAATCTGTAGTACGGAAGAAACCCGTGAACGCATAAAAGGGACCTACATACTTACCATAGATGAAAACtgcagttttaaaataaatggattaacACTGAAAAGACATGAAACAGTAGGCAGACCGGTGAACTATTCAAGAATCCCAACTATGCACTTTCCTACAATACTTAAAGCAGATGAACTACCCAAAAGGAAACTTATGAATCTGGATGGCGTTAATCTTCAACATCTCCAGCAATTAGCTTACCGTCTAGAGCAAAGTGACAGTGAAGTGTTTGCCCAAAGTGAAACGTCATATAGCGGTATAAACGTAAAAAGTATTAGTGTCGGAACACTCCTTTTGTATGTTATTTTAGCAATATGCTTATGTATCATGTTACTTTATAAGTTCCCCCCTTTACGTCTTTTTCGTCAAATTCCGCACTCCGCTGAATTTGAACTAAAGGAGGGAGGAGTTATGTCTGGACAACAGGCAGGTCTGGCGCCTGCCCATGCAGTAGGTCTGGCACCCGTGAGCTTCACTCACGGATGCAGAATCGCTGAGTCTGCGTAG